A single genomic interval of Noviherbaspirillum cavernae harbors:
- a CDS encoding agglutinin biogenesis protein MshI has protein sequence MAISLQADGVCVAHVERSSQAKYAVAHAGFYSGGAGADAEALGRIAKDLRADRYRWTNLLSLGEYQMLSVDAPNVPPDELKTAIRWRLKDMLDYHIDDATIDVLDVPAEKNSRGRAHAMYAVAARNQLIERRQALFDDARLPIRVIDIPEMAQRNVSALLEPEGRGLAMLSLHEDSGLLTITFDGELYLSRRIDVALSQLTAPDENEKAAAYERMVQELQRSLDHFDRQYHFVTVARLVLAPSGSMTADVQAHLAASLYIPIETLNLESVVDISRVPELKSPQSQQRYFMTIGAAMRHEVKAL, from the coding sequence ATGGCGATCAGCCTGCAGGCTGACGGCGTCTGCGTCGCGCATGTCGAGCGCTCGTCGCAGGCGAAGTACGCTGTCGCGCATGCCGGGTTTTATTCGGGAGGGGCGGGAGCGGATGCGGAAGCGCTGGGCAGGATAGCCAAGGATTTGCGCGCCGACCGCTACCGCTGGACCAATCTGCTGTCGCTGGGCGAATATCAGATGCTGTCGGTCGATGCGCCGAACGTGCCGCCCGACGAGCTGAAGACCGCGATCCGCTGGCGTCTGAAGGACATGCTGGACTATCACATCGACGATGCGACCATCGATGTGCTGGACGTGCCCGCCGAAAAGAATTCCCGTGGGCGCGCGCATGCGATGTACGCGGTCGCCGCCCGCAACCAGTTGATCGAGCGCCGGCAGGCGCTGTTCGACGATGCCCGATTGCCGATCCGGGTGATCGATATCCCGGAAATGGCGCAGCGGAATGTGTCCGCGCTGCTGGAGCCGGAAGGGCGCGGCCTCGCGATGTTGTCGCTCCATGAGGACAGCGGCCTGCTGACCATTACCTTCGACGGCGAACTCTATCTGTCCCGCCGCATCGACGTGGCATTGTCGCAGCTGACCGCGCCGGACGAGAATGAGAAAGCGGCGGCGTACGAGCGGATGGTGCAGGAACTGCAGCGTTCGCTGGACCATTTCGACCGCCAGTATCACTTCGTGACGGTGGCAAGGCTCGTGCTTGCGCCGTCGGGCAGCATGACGGCAGACGTGCAGGCGCATCTGGCCGCCAGTTTGTACATTCCGATCGAGACACTGAATCTGGAAAGCGTTGTCGATATTTCCAGAGTGCCGGAACTGAAATCGCCGCAGTCGCAGCAGCGTTATTTCATGACGATCGGCGCGGCCATGCGCCACGAGGTGAAGGCGCTATGA
- a CDS encoding DUF6701 domain-containing protein — MTATRKNGTVTVTTYTGVQTLKGWHTPVGAHPDGAKAPTICAPNAGTCSAPLGSCVVASSSSTPIPDLTFANGVAKFCLMAPDVGNFSVSLSDEASPADGTSSTLRARPHHFTLSDTSITQRSDLPACAGSTFGYMGEPFRIAFKLKAWNQDNVPTKNYAGSFVQFAKPISGDAAVNTAAWINSADPDSMGLWMVAPGYVVGSDTCTAKFSGNAPSHETTFVCDGGSNVAPVNRTAGPRVVVSMTPEVPSMVWSNGEGTFSANVMLHRADKADGAYETLEIGIAPRDADGVALDVLDMDADKNGANERARVGTTKLRYGRLKIANAHGSERLPLPINVQAQYWNGKAYITNVNDGCTPLVPGNFIKEDRTGESIETSIAATGTLSAGTGRIALSKPTQTPAGKGVVTIKVDDTKLPYLPGAGTATFGIYKSGPVIYRRELHY, encoded by the coding sequence ATGACAGCAACCCGCAAGAACGGCACGGTTACCGTTACTACGTACACCGGCGTGCAAACACTCAAGGGATGGCATACCCCGGTCGGAGCGCATCCGGATGGGGCGAAAGCGCCGACGATATGTGCGCCGAATGCTGGCACGTGTTCGGCCCCATTGGGCAGCTGCGTTGTTGCTTCGTCGTCGTCGACACCCATTCCGGACTTGACGTTCGCCAACGGCGTCGCAAAGTTCTGCCTCATGGCGCCGGACGTCGGCAATTTCTCCGTCAGCTTGAGCGACGAAGCGTCGCCGGCGGATGGCACCAGTTCGACATTGAGGGCGCGACCGCATCACTTTACGTTGAGCGACACATCGATCACGCAGCGCAGCGACCTGCCAGCCTGTGCCGGGTCCACGTTTGGGTATATGGGAGAGCCGTTCCGCATCGCGTTCAAGCTCAAGGCGTGGAATCAGGACAACGTCCCGACCAAAAACTATGCAGGTTCTTTCGTTCAGTTCGCCAAGCCTATTTCTGGCGACGCGGCTGTCAACACTGCGGCCTGGATCAATTCCGCGGATCCCGACAGCATGGGTTTGTGGATGGTGGCACCCGGCTATGTTGTCGGCTCGGATACCTGCACGGCGAAGTTTTCCGGCAACGCGCCTTCGCATGAAACGACCTTCGTTTGCGATGGCGGCAGCAATGTCGCTCCGGTTAACCGCACCGCCGGCCCTCGCGTAGTGGTGTCGATGACCCCGGAAGTGCCATCCATGGTCTGGAGCAACGGCGAAGGGACTTTCTCGGCCAACGTGATGCTGCACCGCGCGGACAAGGCGGATGGCGCGTACGAAACGCTCGAGATTGGCATCGCGCCGCGCGATGCGGACGGCGTTGCGCTGGACGTCCTGGATATGGATGCCGACAAGAACGGGGCCAACGAACGGGCCAGAGTCGGGACAACAAAGCTGCGCTATGGCCGCCTCAAGATCGCCAATGCCCACGGTTCCGAACGGCTCCCGCTGCCGATCAATGTTCAGGCCCAGTACTGGAACGGGAAAGCCTACATTACCAACGTGAATGACGGCTGCACACCGCTCGTGCCGGGGAATTTCATCAAGGAGGACAGGACGGGTGAAAGCATCGAGACCAGCATTGCCGCTACAGGTACCTTGAGTGCAGGCACGGGGCGCATCGCGTTGAGCAAACCGACGCAGACACCTGCCGGAAAGGGCGTCGTGACAATCAAGGTCGACGATACGAAACTTCCCTACCTCCCGGGCGCAGGAACCGCGACCTTCGGGATTTACAAGTCGGGGCCGGTGATTTATCGGCGGGAATTGCATTATTGA
- a CDS encoding agglutinin biogenesis protein MshP — translation MRLNASLRPRRLLQQGFGMVSAIFLLVVLAGLGAAMLNLSATQHTGVALDVQGARAYQAARAGIEWGLHRWLIDVPAGACPASSASFSPSASTLSSFTVTVVCQDTTYAGADPAIVVRQLTAIACNQPVGGPCVKGQGGGADYVERVVQVSFQR, via the coding sequence ATGAGGCTGAACGCATCCCTCCGTCCGCGCCGCCTGCTGCAGCAGGGATTCGGCATGGTGAGCGCGATCTTTCTGCTTGTGGTGCTGGCAGGACTCGGTGCGGCGATGCTCAACCTGTCTGCCACGCAGCACACGGGCGTTGCCTTGGATGTGCAGGGTGCGCGGGCGTATCAGGCAGCGCGTGCCGGGATCGAGTGGGGCTTGCATCGCTGGCTGATTGATGTTCCCGCAGGCGCTTGTCCTGCGTCCTCGGCATCGTTTTCGCCATCAGCATCGACCCTGAGCAGCTTCACCGTCACGGTCGTGTGTCAGGACACGACATACGCGGGGGCGGATCCTGCGATCGTGGTGCGGCAACTCACGGCTATCGCTTGCAATCAGCCCGTCGGCGGCCCTTGCGTGAAGGGGCAGGGTGGTGGTGCGGATTATGTGGAGCGGGTGGTGCAGGTTTCATTCCAGCGATGA
- a CDS encoding prepilin-type N-terminal cleavage/methylation domain-containing protein: MPIRDISPAKGFTLVEMVVAIAIAGIVAGMVAMFIRMPVLAYVDTAARAELTDTADTALRRIARDVRLALPNSIRRTTDGNQVVYLEFLPTKTGGRYLADDDNATTGNILSFTDAAKTSFDLVGPVPIEAQAIATGDYVVVYNLGPLLNPANAYDCAGSCNRAEFDSIAGVTITLKSNPFASQAEPKFTSPGNHFHVIAPSPVTYVCNPAAGTLTRISGYTIQASQPDNIAASPLSGASKALLASGVTACEFSYDNAAGSMVSQRSGLVGLGLTLQSKNGNGTSVSLFQQVHVDNTP, from the coding sequence ATGCCGATACGTGATATCTCTCCCGCGAAAGGCTTCACGCTGGTGGAGATGGTCGTCGCCATTGCCATCGCCGGTATCGTCGCGGGCATGGTTGCGATGTTCATACGCATGCCGGTACTGGCCTACGTGGATACCGCAGCGCGTGCAGAATTGACGGACACCGCCGATACCGCGTTGCGCCGGATTGCGCGCGATGTGCGGCTGGCGCTGCCGAACAGCATCCGCAGAACGACGGATGGGAATCAAGTCGTGTATCTGGAGTTCCTGCCGACGAAAACGGGCGGACGCTATCTCGCAGACGACGACAATGCCACGACCGGCAATATCCTGAGCTTCACCGACGCCGCGAAGACGAGCTTCGACCTGGTCGGCCCGGTACCAATCGAAGCACAGGCAATCGCCACCGGCGATTACGTCGTCGTCTATAACCTCGGGCCCTTATTGAATCCGGCAAACGCCTACGACTGTGCCGGCTCCTGCAACAGGGCCGAATTCGATTCCATCGCGGGCGTCACCATTACCTTGAAGAGCAATCCGTTTGCCAGCCAGGCGGAACCGAAGTTCACTTCACCGGGCAATCATTTTCATGTCATTGCGCCGTCGCCTGTGACCTATGTCTGCAATCCGGCCGCAGGGACGCTGACCCGCATTTCCGGGTACACGATCCAGGCATCGCAACCGGACAACATCGCCGCGTCCCCGCTCAGTGGCGCGTCGAAGGCATTGCTCGCTAGTGGCGTCACGGCCTGCGAGTTTTCCTACGATAACGCGGCCGGCAGCATGGTCAGCCAGCGCAGCGGTCTCGTCGGATTGGGCCTGACTTTGCAATCGAAAAACGGCAATGGCACATCGGTAAGCTTGTTCCAGCAGGTGCATGTGGATAACACACCATGA
- a CDS encoding prepilin-type N-terminal cleavage/methylation domain-containing protein, with product MFTNNRQALRARQRGLSLIELVLFIVIVGIALGGVLMVMNLNARHSADPLIQKQALAIAEALLEEIEMMPFTNCDPDGFDPSDGSCAKLEAMGPEDAYSKQSQKEGRGSDVAPFDNVNDYSGFQLTGGQLDLANATNVVVPEGYAASVTVTQQAGFGPAGAQIAVAAAVLRIAVTVTYDGGSIVLEGYRTRYAP from the coding sequence ATGTTCACCAATAACCGGCAAGCGCTTCGCGCCCGACAACGCGGCCTGTCGCTGATCGAACTGGTGCTGTTCATCGTCATCGTCGGCATCGCGCTGGGCGGTGTGCTGATGGTGATGAACCTGAATGCGCGGCACAGTGCCGATCCGCTGATTCAAAAGCAGGCGTTGGCGATTGCCGAGGCCTTGCTGGAAGAGATCGAGATGATGCCGTTCACGAACTGCGATCCCGATGGTTTTGACCCCAGCGACGGTAGCTGCGCCAAATTGGAGGCAATGGGGCCTGAAGATGCCTATTCAAAGCAGTCTCAAAAGGAGGGGCGCGGCAGCGACGTTGCACCATTCGATAACGTGAATGACTACAGCGGCTTTCAGCTGACAGGCGGACAGCTTGATCTCGCCAATGCGACGAACGTCGTTGTGCCGGAAGGCTATGCAGCGTCCGTGACCGTCACGCAGCAGGCTGGTTTTGGTCCGGCCGGGGCGCAGATTGCAGTTGCCGCTGCGGTACTGCGTATCGCCGTGACCGTAACTTATGACGGCGGCAGCATCGTGCTGGAAGGCTACCGAACAAGATATGCGCCATAG
- a CDS encoding pilus assembly FimT family protein, whose product MPLRDVTTHASPPCRNGRSGFTLVELAGTLVIVSILALVAVPRFFNNNAFDVERFHAQAQSVLRHAQKTAIAQNRNVFVSLDGARFAACFDAACTAYVVTPAGKNSDSARTQDNCSDNDTALCEAIPSGIAFNKSIAGAGFYFNALGKPFHLTDPPPTPTSTFVNALVITLSKEGDTRQLVVEPETGYVHQ is encoded by the coding sequence ATGCCACTTCGCGACGTCACAACCCACGCGTCACCGCCATGCAGGAATGGCCGCAGCGGTTTCACGCTCGTCGAGTTGGCCGGCACTCTTGTCATCGTCTCGATTCTCGCGCTGGTCGCCGTGCCGCGCTTTTTCAATAACAACGCATTCGACGTCGAACGCTTTCACGCGCAGGCGCAATCAGTCCTGCGCCATGCGCAAAAAACCGCGATTGCACAAAACAGGAATGTGTTCGTGAGCCTGGACGGTGCCAGATTTGCCGCCTGTTTCGACGCAGCATGCACAGCATATGTCGTCACGCCAGCCGGAAAGAACAGCGACAGCGCCAGAACGCAGGACAACTGCAGCGATAACGACACCGCACTGTGCGAAGCCATTCCGTCCGGTATCGCCTTCAACAAATCCATCGCCGGCGCAGGTTTTTACTTCAATGCGCTGGGCAAGCCGTTTCATCTCACCGATCCGCCACCCACGCCGACCTCAACATTCGTCAATGCGCTTGTGATCACCTTGAGCAAGGAAGGCGATACGCGGCAACTCGTGGTCGAGCCGGAGACGGGCTATGTTCACCAATAA
- a CDS encoding type II secretion system protein: MSNKQLRGQQSGFTLIELVVVIVILGILAATALPRFSDMSTDARMAKMKAAQAALQTGSSLFHAQWLVTGSPGNTSGTSITMEGADVPYMHGYPDVGGDGVTEAGTATTGSGIAIAAGGLADFDLQASTTVLTVAPDASHPACAVIFTQSTGPGAAPAIDATGVTTTNCQ; this comes from the coding sequence ATGAGCAACAAACAACTGAGAGGCCAGCAATCCGGTTTCACCTTGATCGAACTGGTTGTGGTGATTGTGATCCTGGGCATTCTGGCTGCGACGGCATTGCCGCGTTTCTCGGATATGTCGACCGACGCCCGCATGGCGAAGATGAAGGCCGCGCAAGCTGCTCTGCAAACAGGTTCGTCGCTCTTCCACGCGCAATGGCTGGTGACGGGTTCGCCGGGGAATACCTCTGGTACAAGCATCACGATGGAAGGTGCGGATGTTCCTTACATGCACGGTTATCCTGATGTCGGCGGTGACGGCGTCACTGAGGCTGGCACGGCTACGACAGGTTCCGGCATCGCGATTGCCGCCGGCGGTCTGGCAGATTTCGATCTGCAAGCTTCGACGACGGTTCTTACGGTTGCTCCTGACGCGAGCCACCCGGCCTGTGCAGTTATCTTTACTCAGTCCACCGGCCCGGGCGCTGCACCGGCGATTGATGCGACTGGCGTGACCACGACCAACTGCCAGTAA
- a CDS encoding type II secretion system protein, producing MRLSPAGRAQTGFTLIELIAVIVVLGILAATAMPRFVGMSTEARIAKMKAAQAALQTGASLFHAQWLANGSPADTSGNSSSTDSVVSMEGVRIAYINGYPDVGADGNADALTTAVDSGILLAAGGLSDYTVAASAVNTLVVTPDATHPNCQVTYLQATATAAPVISATGLTTTDCQ from the coding sequence ATGCGACTCTCCCCAGCAGGCCGCGCGCAGACCGGCTTTACCTTGATCGAACTGATCGCCGTTATCGTGGTTCTCGGTATCCTGGCCGCAACTGCCATGCCGCGCTTTGTCGGCATGTCCACCGAAGCACGGATCGCCAAGATGAAGGCGGCGCAAGCAGCGTTGCAAACCGGAGCCTCGCTCTTTCACGCGCAATGGCTGGCCAATGGATCGCCAGCCGACACCTCCGGCAATTCGAGCAGCACAGACAGCGTCGTTTCCATGGAGGGTGTGAGGATCGCCTATATCAATGGCTACCCGGATGTCGGCGCGGATGGTAATGCTGATGCTCTGACGACTGCTGTCGACTCCGGCATCCTGCTCGCGGCCGGTGGATTGAGCGACTACACGGTCGCCGCGAGTGCAGTCAACACACTTGTCGTCACTCCGGATGCTACCCATCCCAACTGTCAGGTGACCTACTTGCAGGCGACCGCAACGGCCGCGCCGGTGATCAGCGCGACAGGGCTGACGACCACTGACTGTCAATAG
- a CDS encoding type II secretion system F family protein yields the protein MPVFSYKARNARGELLKGVIEGADSGAVADQLFKTGMTPLEIVVTSKRSVDAADNWWTRLTERRVLPIDVQLFSRQMYTLLKAGVPIMRGLAGLQESTDNKTFARVLKELRDALDAGRELSAAMRRHSDVFSSFYISMVRVGEMTGRLEEVFLRLFNYLEFEREMRQRVRTALRYPGFVLATMVIAIAVINMLVIPQFTKVFTSFKAELPLMTRILIGTSNFTTQYWPVILAVAASAVIGFRMYTGTTKGRYLWDKAKLGIPIAGRIVLKATLARFARSFALSSKSGVPIVQGLTVVAMTTDNAYISSRIEQMRDGVERGESILRTAVTAGVFTPIVLQMVAVGEETGELDTLMDEIAEMYEREVDYELRTLSARIEPILIVFLAVLVLILALGVFLPVWDLGRAALHKGG from the coding sequence GTGCCAGTCTTTTCCTACAAAGCCCGCAACGCCCGCGGCGAACTGCTGAAAGGCGTCATCGAAGGGGCCGACAGCGGCGCGGTCGCCGATCAACTGTTCAAGACCGGCATGACCCCGCTCGAAATCGTCGTCACCTCGAAGCGTTCCGTCGACGCGGCCGACAACTGGTGGACCCGGCTGACGGAGCGGCGCGTGCTGCCGATCGATGTACAGCTGTTCAGCCGGCAGATGTACACCCTGCTCAAGGCCGGCGTGCCGATCATGCGCGGACTGGCCGGCTTGCAGGAGTCGACGGACAACAAGACATTCGCGCGCGTGCTGAAGGAACTGCGCGACGCGCTCGATGCGGGGCGCGAGCTGTCGGCGGCGATGCGCCGCCATTCCGACGTGTTCTCCAGCTTCTACATCAGCATGGTGCGCGTCGGCGAAATGACGGGACGGCTGGAGGAGGTGTTCCTGCGCCTGTTCAACTATCTCGAATTCGAGCGCGAGATGCGCCAGCGGGTGCGCACCGCATTGCGCTATCCGGGCTTCGTGCTGGCGACGATGGTCATTGCGATTGCCGTGATCAACATGCTGGTGATTCCGCAATTCACCAAGGTATTCACCAGCTTCAAGGCCGAACTGCCGCTGATGACGCGCATCCTGATCGGCACGTCCAACTTCACGACGCAGTACTGGCCGGTCATCCTGGCCGTCGCCGCCAGTGCCGTCATCGGCTTCCGCATGTACACAGGCACGACGAAAGGCAGATATCTCTGGGACAAGGCCAAGCTCGGGATTCCGATTGCCGGCAGGATCGTCCTGAAAGCGACGCTGGCGCGTTTCGCTCGCAGCTTCGCGCTGTCCAGCAAGAGCGGTGTGCCCATCGTGCAAGGCCTCACCGTAGTCGCGATGACGACCGACAATGCGTACATTTCGAGCCGCATCGAGCAGATGCGCGATGGCGTCGAGCGCGGCGAAAGTATTCTGCGCACCGCCGTGACAGCCGGCGTCTTCACGCCCATCGTGCTGCAAATGGTCGCCGTCGGCGAGGAAACCGGCGAACTCGACACGCTGATGGATGAAATCGCGGAAATGTACGAGCGCGAAGTGGATTACGAACTGAGAACCCTGTCGGCACGGATCGAGCCGATCCTCATCGTCTTCCTCGCCGTGCTGGTGCTGATACTGGCGCTCGGCGTGTTCCTGCCGGTGTGGGATCTGGGCAGGGCGGCGCTGCACAAGGGAGGGTGA
- a CDS encoding GspE/PulE family protein, whose product MARPEKVRLGQILVQQKWLSEAQLQFALDDQKRSGRKLGRICIENGFVTEEQVSAALAKQLSIPYITLKFYSVNPDLVRLLPEAQARRFRAIALEEKNGALLIGMSDPTDLFAYDEISRVVKRRIELAMVNEGELLQTIDRVYRRTDEITDFARELEQDLGDAYVDFGALGGAPGLDEAPVVKLLQSVFDDATRVRASDIHIEPQETRVQIRFRIDGILHMQTEADSKIAQALALRLKLMSGLDISEKRLPQDGRFAMQVQQQQIDVRISTMPTQFGESVVMRLLNQSGGILNLDSIGMPPAMVQKFRAILQRPNGLVLVTGPTGSGKTTTLYGALAELNATANKLITIEDPVEYRLPGINQVQVNEKIELSFARVLRSALRQDPDVVLVGEMRDQETAQIGMRAALTGHMVLSTLHTNDAASTPIRLLDMGVPSYMIASSLQAVLAQRLVRLICESCTEPHTLQPNEQEWLKAELGETVTERRYFHGRGCSHCNGTGYRGRTGVYEMLEMTEEVAEAANHQDPARFLKVATAQMGGQTLRRHAVSLAVSGKTTAAEAMRVSHQFEK is encoded by the coding sequence ATGGCACGACCGGAAAAGGTTCGTCTGGGTCAGATTTTGGTGCAGCAAAAATGGCTTTCTGAAGCGCAGCTGCAATTTGCCCTCGACGACCAGAAACGTTCCGGGCGCAAGCTGGGACGGATCTGCATCGAGAACGGCTTTGTCACCGAAGAGCAGGTTTCCGCTGCTCTTGCCAAGCAGTTAAGCATCCCCTACATCACCCTCAAGTTTTACAGCGTCAACCCGGACCTCGTGCGCCTGCTGCCGGAAGCACAGGCGCGCCGCTTCCGCGCCATTGCGCTGGAAGAAAAGAATGGCGCGCTGCTGATCGGCATGTCCGATCCGACCGACCTGTTTGCCTACGACGAGATTTCCCGCGTGGTGAAGCGGCGGATCGAACTGGCGATGGTCAACGAAGGGGAACTGCTCCAGACGATCGATCGCGTCTATCGCCGCACCGACGAGATCACCGATTTCGCGCGCGAGCTGGAACAGGATCTGGGCGACGCCTACGTCGATTTCGGCGCGCTTGGCGGCGCGCCCGGGCTGGACGAGGCACCGGTCGTCAAGCTCCTGCAATCGGTGTTCGACGATGCGACGCGGGTAAGGGCTTCCGACATTCATATCGAGCCGCAGGAAACGCGCGTGCAGATCCGCTTCCGTATCGATGGCATCCTGCACATGCAAACCGAAGCGGACAGCAAGATTGCACAGGCGCTGGCGCTGCGCCTGAAGCTGATGTCCGGCCTTGATATCTCCGAGAAGCGCCTGCCGCAGGATGGCCGTTTTGCCATGCAGGTGCAGCAACAGCAGATCGATGTGCGTATCTCCACCATGCCGACCCAGTTCGGCGAATCGGTCGTCATGCGTTTGCTGAATCAGAGCGGCGGCATTCTCAATCTGGACTCGATCGGCATGCCGCCCGCGATGGTGCAGAAGTTTCGCGCAATTCTCCAGCGTCCCAACGGCCTCGTGCTGGTGACGGGCCCGACCGGCAGCGGCAAGACCACCACACTGTACGGCGCGCTGGCCGAGCTGAACGCCACCGCAAACAAGCTGATCACGATCGAAGACCCGGTCGAGTACCGCCTGCCCGGCATCAACCAGGTGCAGGTCAATGAAAAAATCGAGCTGAGCTTTGCGCGTGTGCTGCGCTCCGCGTTGCGCCAGGACCCGGACGTCGTGCTGGTGGGGGAAATGCGCGATCAGGAAACCGCGCAGATCGGCATGCGCGCCGCGCTTACCGGCCACATGGTGTTATCCACGCTGCACACGAACGATGCGGCCAGCACGCCGATCCGCTTGCTCGACATGGGCGTGCCCAGCTACATGATCGCCTCGTCCTTGCAGGCGGTACTGGCGCAACGGCTGGTGCGGCTGATTTGCGAAAGCTGCACCGAGCCGCATACCTTGCAGCCGAACGAGCAGGAGTGGCTGAAGGCGGAACTGGGCGAGACGGTGACGGAGCGCCGCTACTTCCACGGACGCGGCTGCTCGCATTGCAACGGCACCGGTTATCGCGGACGCACCGGCGTGTACGAAATGCTGGAAATGACGGAAGAGGTGGCCGAAGCCGCCAACCATCAGGACCCGGCGCGCTTTCTCAAGGTCGCGACCGCGCAGATGGGCGGGCAGACCCTGCGCCGTCATGCGGTGTCGCTTGCCGTGTCCGGCAAGACAACGGCGGCGGAAGCGATGCGTGTCAGTCATCAGTTCGAGAAATAG